In Brucella melitensis bv. 1 str. 16M, a genomic segment contains:
- the rplJ gene encoding 50S ribosomal protein L10, with protein sequence MDRAEKREFVAWLNGAFKESGSVVVAHYTGLTVAQMSDLRSKMRDAGGSVKVAKNRLAKIALQGTESEGIADLFTGQTVVAYANDPITAPKVAVEFAKANDKLVILGGAMGATTLNADGVKSLASLPSLDELRAKLVGMIQTPAQRLAVLTSAPAGQIARVIGAHARKNEAA encoded by the coding sequence GTGGATAGAGCGGAAAAGCGCGAATTTGTCGCGTGGCTGAACGGCGCTTTCAAAGAGTCCGGTTCGGTCGTCGTGGCCCACTATACCGGTCTCACCGTTGCGCAGATGAGCGATCTTCGCTCGAAGATGCGTGATGCAGGTGGGTCCGTTAAAGTCGCGAAAAACCGCCTTGCCAAAATCGCTCTTCAGGGCACGGAATCGGAAGGTATTGCTGACCTGTTTACGGGTCAGACGGTCGTTGCTTACGCAAACGATCCGATCACCGCTCCGAAAGTAGCCGTCGAATTCGCCAAGGCTAACGACAAGCTCGTTATTCTCGGTGGTGCAATGGGTGCAACGACGCTTAACGCCGATGGCGTCAAGTCGCTTGCTTCGCTCCCGTCGCTCGACGAACTGCGTGCAAAGCTGGTTGGTATGATCCAGACCCCGGCTCAGCGTCTTGCAGTGCTTACCAGCGCTCCGGCGGGCCAGATCGCCCGCGTTATTGGCGCGCACGCCCGGAAGAACGAGGCGGCTTAA
- the rplL gene encoding 50S ribosomal protein L7/L12, whose amino-acid sequence MADLAKIVEDLSALTVLEAAELSKLLEEKWGVSAAAPVAVAAAGGAAPAAAAEEKTEFDVVLADGGANKINVIKEVRALTGLGLKEAKDLVEGAPKAVKEGASKDEAEKIKAQLEAAGAKVELK is encoded by the coding sequence ATGGCTGATCTCGCAAAGATCGTTGAAGACCTTTCGGCCCTGACCGTTCTGGAAGCCGCTGAGCTGTCCAAGCTTCTCGAAGAGAAGTGGGGCGTTTCGGCTGCTGCTCCGGTCGCTGTTGCTGCTGCCGGTGGCGCTGCCCCTGCTGCTGCCGCAGAAGAAAAGACCGAATTCGACGTCGTTCTCGCTGACGGCGGCGCTAACAAGATCAACGTGATCAAGGAAGTGCGCGCACTCACCGGTCTCGGCCTCAAGGAAGCCAAGGACCTGGTCGAAGGCGCTCCGAAGGCTGTCAAGGAAGGCGCCTCGAAGGACGAAGCTGAGAAGATCAAGGCACAGCTCGAAGCTGCTGGCGCCAAGGTTGAACTCAAGTAA
- the rpoB gene encoding DNA-directed RNA polymerase subunit beta: MAQTHSFNGRKRVRKFFGKIPEVAEMPNLIEVQKASYDQFLMVEEPSGGRPDEGLQAVFKSVFPIQDFSGASMLEFVRYEFDPPKFDVDECRQRDLTYSAPLKVTLRLIVFDIDEDTGAKSIKDIKEQDVYMGDMPLMTDNGTFIVNGTERVIVSQMHRSPGVFFDHDKGKTHSSGKLLFAARVIPYRGSWLDIEFDSKDIVYARIDRRRKLPATTLLMALGMDGEEILSTFYKTVTYTRDGDNWRIPYSAERFKGMKIISDLVDADTGEVVLEAGKKLTARAAKQLAEKGLKAIKATEDDLFGSYLAEDVVNYATGEIYLEAGDEIDEKVLKTLIDTGETEINVLDIDHVNIGAYIRNTLAVDKNESRQEALFDIYRVMRPGEPPTMDSAEAMFHSLFFDSERYDLSAVGRVKMNMRLDLDAEDTVRVLRKEDILAVVKMLVELRDGRGEIDDIDNLGNRRVRSVGELMENQYRVGLLRMERAIKERMSSIEIDTVMPQDLINAKPAAAAVREFFGSSQLSQFMDQTNPLSEITHKRRLSALGPGGLTRERAGFEVRDVHPTHYGRICPIETPEGPNIGLINSLATFARVNKYGFIESPYRKVVDGKVTNDVVYLSAMEEAKHSVAQANVELDEQGGFVDEFVICRHAGEVMMAPRENVDLMDVSPKQLVSVAAALIPFLENDDANRALMGSNMQRQAVPLVRAEAPFVGTGMEPIVARDSGAAIAARRGGIVDQVDATRIVIRATEELDPSKSGVDIYRLQKFQRSNQSTCINQRPLVRVGDRIHKGDIIADGPSTDLGDLALGRNVLVAFMPWNGYNYEDSILLSEKIVSDDVFTSIHIEEFEVAARDTKLGPEEITRDIPNVSEEALKNLDEAGIVYIGAEVHPGDILVGKITPKGESPMTPEEKLLRAIFGEKASDVRDTSMRMPPGTYGTVVEVRVFNRHGVEKDERAMAIEREEIERLAKDRDDEQAILDRNVYGRLADMIDGKVAAAGPKGFKKGTTITRELMTEYPRSQWWQFAVEDEKLQGELEALRSQYDDSKKLLEARFMDKVEKVQRGDEMPPGVMKMVKVFVAVKRKIQPGDKMAGRHGNKGVVSRILPVEDMPFLEDGTHADIVLNPLGVPSRMNVGQILETHLGWACAGMGKKIGELLDVYRKTANIEPLRQTLEHIYPDNDRNEPVRSYDDDAILMLANQVKRGVSIATPVFDGAVEADINAMLTDAGLATSGQSTLYDGRTGEPFDRQVTMGYIYMLKLHHLVDDKIHARSIGPYSLVTQQPLGGKAQFGGQRFGEMEVWALEAYGAAYTLQEMLTVKSDDVAGRTKVYEAIVRGDDTFEAGIPESFNVLVKEMRSLGLNVELDDTREAEQPALPDAAE, encoded by the coding sequence ATGGCTCAGACCCATTCTTTCAATGGTCGCAAGCGCGTACGCAAATTTTTCGGCAAGATCCCCGAGGTCGCCGAGATGCCGAACCTTATCGAGGTTCAGAAGGCATCTTACGACCAGTTCCTTATGGTTGAAGAACCATCCGGCGGGCGTCCTGACGAGGGTTTGCAGGCGGTTTTCAAGTCTGTTTTCCCGATCCAGGATTTCTCCGGCGCTTCCATGCTCGAATTCGTTCGCTACGAATTCGATCCACCGAAGTTCGATGTTGATGAATGCCGTCAGCGCGATCTGACTTATTCGGCGCCGCTCAAGGTGACGCTGCGTCTTATCGTGTTCGATATTGACGAAGACACCGGTGCGAAGTCCATCAAGGACATCAAGGAGCAGGACGTGTACATGGGCGATATGCCGCTCATGACCGACAACGGCACCTTCATCGTCAACGGCACCGAGCGCGTGATCGTTTCGCAGATGCACCGTTCGCCGGGCGTCTTCTTCGATCATGACAAGGGCAAGACCCATTCTTCGGGCAAGCTGCTGTTTGCTGCGCGCGTCATTCCTTATCGCGGTTCGTGGCTCGATATCGAGTTCGATTCCAAGGACATCGTCTATGCGCGCATCGACCGTCGGCGCAAGCTGCCGGCCACGACGTTGTTGATGGCGCTCGGCATGGACGGCGAAGAAATTCTGTCCACGTTCTACAAGACTGTCACCTATACCCGTGACGGCGATAACTGGCGCATTCCGTATTCCGCCGAACGCTTCAAGGGCATGAAGATCATCTCCGATCTCGTTGATGCCGATACGGGCGAGGTCGTTCTGGAAGCAGGCAAGAAGCTGACCGCGCGTGCGGCCAAGCAGCTTGCCGAAAAGGGCCTCAAGGCCATCAAGGCGACGGAAGACGATCTGTTCGGCTCGTATCTGGCGGAAGATGTCGTCAATTACGCAACTGGCGAGATTTATCTCGAAGCCGGTGACGAAATCGATGAAAAGGTTCTCAAGACCCTGATCGATACCGGCGAGACGGAAATCAACGTTCTCGATATCGACCATGTCAATATCGGTGCGTATATCCGCAACACGCTGGCTGTCGACAAGAACGAGAGCCGCCAGGAAGCATTGTTCGACATCTACCGCGTCATGCGTCCGGGTGAACCGCCTACTATGGATTCGGCTGAGGCCATGTTCCATTCGCTGTTCTTCGATTCCGAACGCTACGACCTTTCGGCCGTTGGCCGCGTGAAGATGAACATGCGTCTGGACCTCGACGCGGAAGACACCGTGCGCGTGCTGCGCAAGGAAGATATCCTGGCCGTGGTCAAGATGCTGGTGGAACTGCGCGATGGTCGCGGCGAGATCGACGACATCGACAATCTCGGCAACCGCCGCGTGCGTTCGGTCGGCGAGCTGATGGAAAACCAGTATCGCGTCGGTCTGCTCCGCATGGAGCGCGCGATCAAGGAACGTATGTCCTCGATCGAAATCGATACGGTCATGCCGCAGGACCTCATCAACGCGAAGCCTGCTGCTGCTGCTGTTCGTGAATTCTTCGGTTCCTCGCAGCTTTCGCAGTTCATGGACCAGACCAACCCGCTTTCGGAAATCACCCACAAGCGCCGCCTGTCGGCTCTTGGACCGGGCGGTTTGACCCGCGAGCGTGCTGGCTTTGAAGTCCGCGACGTGCATCCGACCCATTATGGCCGTATCTGCCCGATTGAAACGCCGGAAGGCCCGAATATCGGTCTGATCAACTCGCTTGCAACCTTTGCCCGCGTCAACAAATATGGCTTCATCGAAAGCCCGTATCGCAAGGTTGTCGATGGCAAGGTGACGAATGATGTCGTTTACCTGTCGGCGATGGAAGAAGCCAAGCACTCGGTCGCCCAGGCGAATGTGGAGCTTGACGAGCAGGGCGGTTTCGTTGACGAGTTCGTCATCTGCCGTCATGCCGGCGAGGTGATGATGGCGCCGCGTGAAAACGTGGACCTGATGGACGTTTCGCCAAAGCAGCTTGTTTCGGTTGCTGCAGCGCTCATTCCGTTCCTGGAAAACGACGACGCCAACCGCGCGCTCATGGGCTCGAACATGCAGCGTCAGGCTGTGCCGCTCGTGCGTGCTGAAGCGCCGTTTGTCGGCACGGGCATGGAACCGATCGTGGCTCGCGACTCTGGTGCAGCCATTGCAGCGCGCCGCGGCGGTATCGTCGATCAGGTTGATGCAACGCGTATCGTTATCCGCGCCACGGAAGAGCTCGATCCGTCCAAGTCGGGCGTCGATATCTACCGTTTGCAGAAGTTCCAGCGTTCAAACCAGTCCACCTGCATCAATCAGCGTCCGCTCGTTCGCGTCGGTGATCGCATCCATAAGGGTGATATTATCGCTGATGGCCCGTCCACGGATCTGGGCGATCTGGCTCTTGGCCGCAACGTGCTCGTCGCGTTCATGCCGTGGAACGGCTACAACTACGAAGATTCGATCCTTCTGTCCGAGAAGATCGTTTCGGACGACGTGTTCACCTCGATTCACATCGAGGAATTTGAAGTTGCCGCCCGTGACACCAAGCTTGGACCTGAGGAAATCACACGCGATATTCCGAACGTTTCGGAAGAAGCGCTGAAGAATCTCGACGAAGCCGGCATCGTTTATATCGGTGCGGAAGTGCATCCTGGCGACATTCTTGTCGGCAAGATCACGCCGAAGGGCGAAAGCCCGATGACGCCGGAAGAAAAGCTTCTGCGCGCCATCTTCGGTGAAAAGGCATCCGACGTTCGTGATACCTCCATGCGCATGCCGCCCGGAACCTATGGTACGGTGGTGGAAGTTCGTGTTTTCAATCGCCACGGCGTTGAAAAGGACGAACGCGCCATGGCTATCGAGCGCGAGGAAATCGAGCGTCTGGCCAAAGACCGCGACGACGAACAGGCTATTCTGGACCGCAACGTCTATGGCCGTCTCGCCGACATGATCGATGGCAAGGTTGCTGCTGCCGGTCCGAAGGGCTTCAAGAAGGGCACGACGATCACCCGCGAGCTGATGACCGAATATCCGCGGTCGCAGTGGTGGCAGTTTGCCGTTGAAGATGAAAAGCTGCAGGGTGAACTGGAAGCGCTTCGCAGCCAGTACGACGACTCCAAGAAGCTGCTCGAAGCACGCTTCATGGACAAGGTCGAGAAGGTGCAGCGCGGCGATGAGATGCCTCCGGGCGTCATGAAGATGGTCAAGGTCTTTGTCGCTGTGAAGCGCAAGATCCAGCCGGGTGACAAGATGGCTGGCCGCCACGGCAACAAGGGTGTGGTTTCACGCATTCTGCCGGTGGAGGACATGCCGTTCCTCGAAGACGGCACGCATGCCGACATCGTGTTGAACCCGCTTGGCGTTCCGAGCCGAATGAATGTGGGCCAGATTCTGGAAACCCACCTTGGTTGGGCTTGCGCCGGTATGGGCAAGAAGATCGGTGAGCTTCTCGACGTTTATCGCAAAACGGCCAATATCGAGCCGCTGCGCCAGACGCTGGAGCACATCTATCCCGACAACGACCGCAACGAACCGGTCCGGTCTTACGACGACGACGCTATCCTCATGCTGGCCAACCAGGTGAAGCGTGGCGTGTCGATTGCAACGCCGGTCTTCGACGGTGCGGTTGAGGCCGACATCAATGCGATGCTGACGGATGCAGGCCTTGCGACCTCGGGTCAGTCGACGCTTTACGATGGCCGTACGGGTGAACCGTTCGACCGTCAGGTGACCATGGGCTACATCTACATGTTGAAGCTCCATCACCTTGTCGACGACAAGATCCATGCTCGTTCGATCGGACCTTACTCGCTCGTCACGCAGCAGCCTCTGGGCGGCAAGGCCCAGTTCGGCGGCCAGCGCTTCGGCGAAATGGAGGTCTGGGCTCTGGAAGCATATGGTGCGGCCTACACGCTGCAGGAAATGCTTACCGTCAAGTCGGACGACGTTGCAGGCCGTACCAAGGTCTATGAAGCAATCGTTCGCGGCGACGACACGTTCGAGGCGGGCATTCCGGAGAGCTTCAACGTTCTCGTCAAGGAAATGCGTTCGCTCGGCCTCAATGTCGAGCTGGACGATACCCGCGAGGCAGAGCAGCCGGCCCTTCCGGACGCGGCAGAATAA
- the rpoC gene encoding DNA-directed RNA polymerase subunit beta' yields MNQEVMNLFNPQAPAQTFDSIRISIASPEKILSWSYGEIKKPETINYRTFKPERDGLFCARIFGPIKDYECLCGKYKRMKYKGIICEKCGVEVTLSRVRRERMGHIELAAPVAHIWFLKSLPSRIGTLLDMTLKDIERVLYFENYIVTEPGLTSLKEHQLLSEEEYMIAVDEFGEDQFTALIGAEAIYELLASMELEKIAADLRVDLAETTSDLKQKKLMKRLKIVENFLESGNRPEWMIMKIVPVIPPDLRPLVPLDGGRFATSDLNDLYRRVINRNNRLKRLIELRAPGIIIRNEKRMLQEAVDALFDNGRRGRVITGANKRPLKSLSDMLKGKQGRFRQNLLGKRVDYSGRSVIVTGPELKLHQCGLPKKMALELFKPFIYARLDAKGYSSTVKQAKKLVEKERPEVWDILDEVIREHPVLLNRAPTLHRLGIQAFEPTLIEGKAIQLHPLVCTAFNADFDGDQMAVHVPLSLEAQLEARVLMMSTNNILHPANGAPIIVPSQDMVLGLYYLSIVAEKEPGEGMIFADMGELQHALENKVVTLHTKIKGRFKTVDAEGNPVSKIYDTTPGRMIMGELLPKNVNVPFDICNQEMTKKNISKMIDHVYRHCGQKETVIFCDRIMQLGFAHACRAGISFGKDDMVIPESKAKIVAETEALTTEYEQQYNDGLITQGEKYNKVVDAWGKATDKITEEMMARLKAVEFDPVTGRQKQMNSVYMMSHSGARGSVNQMRQLGGMRGLMAKPSGEIIETPIISNFKEGLTVNEYFNSTHGARKGLADTALKTANSGYLTRRLVDVAQDAIISEVDCGAEIGLTMQPIVDAGQIVASIGQRVLGRTALDPILHPVTGEVIVEAGRMVEEKDVEIIEKAGIQSIRIRSALTCETRNGVCAKCYGRDLARGTPVNQGEAVGVIAAQSIGEPGTQLTMRTFHLGGTAQVVDSSYLEASYEGTVKLRNRNVVRNSDGNLVVMGRNMAVLILDATGKERAVHRVTYGSRLFVDEGDTVKRGQRIAEWDPYTRPIMTEVEGYVEFEDLVDGLSVSETADESTGITKRVVIDWRSTPRGSDLKPAMVIKDKAGKILKLSKGGDARFLLSVESILSVEPGAHVKAGDVIARLPMESAKTKDITGGLPRVAELFEARRPKDHAIIAEIDGTVRFGRDYKNKRRIIIEPNDDTIEPVEYLIPKGKPFHLQDGDVIEKGEYILDGNPAPHDILAIKGVEALASYLVNEIQEVYRLQGVLINDKHIEVIVRQMLQKVEITESGDTGYIPGDHVDRIELEEINERLIEEGKKPGSGNPVLLGITKASLQTPSFISAASFQETTRVLTEAAVAGKMDTLQGLKENVIVGRLIPAGTGGMTNQIRRIATARDELIIDERRKTSGSAEANAMLVDMTNNAAE; encoded by the coding sequence ATGAACCAAGAGGTCATGAATCTTTTCAATCCTCAGGCTCCGGCGCAAACGTTCGATTCCATCAGAATCTCGATCGCCAGCCCTGAGAAGATTCTGTCCTGGTCATACGGCGAGATCAAGAAGCCGGAGACGATCAACTACCGTACGTTCAAGCCAGAACGCGATGGTCTCTTCTGCGCGCGCATCTTCGGCCCGATCAAGGACTATGAATGCTTGTGCGGCAAGTACAAGCGTATGAAATACAAGGGCATCATCTGCGAAAAATGCGGCGTGGAAGTCACGCTTTCCCGCGTTCGCCGCGAGCGCATGGGCCATATCGAACTTGCAGCACCGGTTGCGCATATCTGGTTCCTGAAGTCGCTGCCAAGCCGCATCGGCACGCTTCTGGACATGACGCTCAAGGATATCGAGCGCGTCCTGTACTTTGAAAACTACATCGTCACCGAACCCGGCCTGACCTCGCTGAAGGAGCACCAGCTTCTGTCAGAAGAGGAATATATGATCGCCGTCGATGAATTCGGCGAAGATCAGTTCACGGCGCTCATCGGGGCGGAAGCGATCTACGAACTGCTGGCTTCGATGGAACTTGAAAAGATCGCTGCGGACCTGCGCGTCGATCTGGCCGAGACCACTTCGGACCTGAAGCAGAAGAAGCTGATGAAGCGTCTGAAGATCGTCGAGAACTTCCTGGAGTCGGGAAACCGCCCGGAATGGATGATCATGAAGATCGTTCCGGTGATCCCGCCGGATCTGCGCCCGCTCGTGCCGCTGGATGGCGGTCGTTTTGCGACGTCGGATCTCAACGATCTCTATCGCCGCGTCATCAACCGTAACAACCGTCTGAAGCGCCTGATCGAACTGCGCGCGCCGGGCATCATCATCCGCAACGAAAAGCGCATGTTGCAGGAAGCTGTCGATGCGCTGTTCGACAACGGCCGTCGCGGCCGCGTCATCACCGGTGCCAACAAGCGCCCGCTGAAGTCGCTGTCCGACATGCTCAAGGGCAAGCAGGGCCGCTTCCGTCAGAACCTGCTCGGCAAGCGCGTGGACTATTCAGGCCGTTCGGTCATCGTGACCGGCCCGGAACTGAAGCTGCACCAGTGCGGCCTGCCGAAGAAGATGGCGCTCGAACTGTTCAAGCCGTTCATCTATGCGCGTCTTGACGCCAAGGGCTATTCGTCCACCGTCAAGCAGGCGAAGAAGCTGGTTGAAAAGGAACGCCCGGAAGTCTGGGATATCCTTGACGAAGTGATCCGCGAGCATCCGGTTCTTCTGAACCGTGCCCCGACGCTGCACCGTCTCGGCATCCAGGCGTTTGAACCGACCCTGATCGAAGGCAAGGCCATTCAGCTTCATCCGCTCGTCTGCACGGCGTTCAATGCCGACTTCGACGGCGACCAGATGGCTGTTCACGTTCCGCTTTCGCTTGAAGCCCAGCTTGAAGCGCGCGTGCTGATGATGTCGACCAACAACATCCTGCATCCGGCCAACGGCGCACCGATCATCGTTCCGTCACAGGATATGGTTCTCGGCCTCTATTATCTGTCCATCGTGGCGGAGAAGGAGCCGGGCGAGGGCATGATATTCGCCGATATGGGCGAGCTACAACATGCGCTTGAAAACAAGGTCGTCACGCTGCACACCAAGATCAAGGGCCGTTTCAAGACGGTCGATGCCGAAGGCAACCCTGTGTCGAAGATTTACGACACGACGCCGGGCCGCATGATCATGGGTGAATTGCTGCCGAAGAACGTCAACGTTCCGTTCGATATCTGCAATCAGGAGATGACCAAGAAGAACATCTCCAAGATGATCGACCATGTTTACCGCCATTGCGGCCAGAAAGAGACGGTTATCTTCTGTGACCGCATCATGCAGCTTGGTTTTGCCCATGCTTGCCGTGCGGGTATCTCCTTCGGCAAGGATGACATGGTCATCCCGGAATCGAAGGCCAAGATCGTTGCGGAAACCGAAGCGCTTACGACCGAATACGAACAGCAGTACAATGACGGCCTGATTACGCAGGGCGAAAAGTACAACAAGGTCGTTGACGCCTGGGGCAAGGCAACCGACAAGATCACCGAAGAGATGATGGCGCGCCTGAAGGCCGTCGAATTCGATCCGGTGACCGGTCGCCAGAAGCAGATGAACTCGGTCTACATGATGTCGCATTCGGGTGCCCGTGGTTCGGTCAACCAGATGCGCCAGCTTGGCGGCATGCGGGGCCTGATGGCCAAGCCGTCGGGTGAAATCATCGAGACCCCGATCATCTCGAACTTCAAGGAAGGCCTGACCGTGAACGAGTACTTCAACTCGACCCACGGCGCCCGCAAGGGTCTGGCAGACACCGCCTTGAAGACGGCCAACTCGGGCTACCTGACCCGTCGTCTCGTTGACGTTGCACAGGATGCGATTATTTCGGAAGTCGATTGCGGCGCCGAAATCGGTCTCACCATGCAGCCCATCGTCGATGCCGGCCAGATCGTCGCCTCGATCGGCCAGCGCGTTCTGGGCCGTACGGCTCTCGATCCGATCCTGCATCCGGTAACCGGCGAAGTCATCGTCGAGGCTGGCCGCATGGTCGAGGAGAAGGACGTCGAGATCATCGAGAAGGCTGGCATCCAGTCGATTCGCATCCGTTCGGCCCTCACCTGTGAAACCCGCAACGGCGTTTGCGCCAAGTGCTATGGCCGCGACCTTGCACGCGGCACGCCGGTCAACCAGGGTGAAGCTGTCGGCGTTATCGCCGCTCAGTCGATCGGCGAGCCGGGCACCCAGCTCACCATGCGTACCTTCCACTTGGGCGGTACCGCACAGGTGGTCGACAGCTCCTATCTTGAAGCTTCGTATGAAGGCACCGTCAAGCTGCGCAACCGCAATGTGGTTCGCAACTCCGATGGCAACCTCGTGGTGATGGGCCGTAACATGGCTGTCCTGATCCTCGACGCTACGGGCAAGGAACGTGCGGTCCATCGCGTGACCTATGGTTCGCGTCTGTTCGTGGACGAGGGCGATACGGTCAAGCGCGGCCAGCGCATTGCCGAGTGGGATCCGTATACCCGTCCGATCATGACGGAAGTTGAAGGCTACGTTGAGTTTGAAGATCTCGTCGATGGTCTGTCGGTTTCGGAAACGGCCGACGAGTCGACTGGTATCACCAAGCGCGTTGTCATCGACTGGCGTTCGACCCCGCGCGGTTCGGATCTCAAGCCTGCCATGGTCATCAAGGACAAGGCCGGCAAGATCCTGAAACTGTCGAAGGGTGGCGATGCCCGCTTCCTGCTCTCCGTGGAATCGATCCTTTCGGTTGAGCCGGGCGCGCATGTGAAGGCTGGCGACGTTATCGCCCGTCTGCCGATGGAAAGCGCCAAGACCAAGGACATCACCGGTGGTCTGCCGCGCGTGGCTGAACTGTTTGAAGCTCGCCGTCCGAAGGACCACGCCATCATCGCCGAGATCGATGGTACCGTCCGTTTCGGTCGCGACTACAAGAACAAGCGCCGCATCATTATCGAGCCGAACGACGATACGATCGAGCCAGTTGAGTATCTCATTCCGAAGGGCAAGCCGTTCCATCTTCAGGACGGTGACGTCATCGAAAAGGGTGAGTATATCCTCGACGGCAACCCGGCACCGCATGACATTCTGGCGATCAAGGGCGTGGAAGCTCTGGCTTCCTACCTCGTGAACGAAATCCAGGAAGTCTATCGCTTGCAGGGCGTTTTGATCAACGACAAGCACATCGAAGTGATCGTTCGCCAGATGTTGCAGAAGGTGGAAATCACGGAATCCGGCGATACCGGCTATATTCCGGGTGACCACGTTGACCGCATCGAGCTGGAAGAGATCAACGAACGTCTTATCGAAGAAGGCAAGAAGCCGGGCTCCGGCAATCCTGTCCTCCTCGGTATCACCAAGGCTTCGCTGCAGACGCCTTCGTTCATCTCGGCCGCGTCGTTCCAGGAAACGACCCGTGTGCTGACCGAAGCTGCGGTTGCCGGTAAGATGGACACGTTGCAGGGTCTCAAGGAAAACGTCATCGTCGGCCGTCTCATCCCGGCCGGTACTGGCGGCATGACCAACCAGATCCGTCGCATCGCAACCGCGCGCGACGAACTGATTATCGACGAACGTCGCAAGACTTCCGGTTCGGCCGAAGCAAATGCGATGCTGGTTGATATGACCAACAACGCTGCCGAATAA
- the rpsL gene encoding 30S ribosomal protein S12, whose product MPTVNQLIRKPRTAPVKRNKVPALQANPQKRGVCTRVYTTTPKKPNSALRKVAKVRLTNGFEVIGYIPGEGHNLQEHSVVMIRGGRVKDLPGVRYHIIRGVLDTQGVKNRKQRRSKYGAKRPK is encoded by the coding sequence ATGCCTACCGTAAACCAGCTTATCCGCAAGCCGCGCACTGCGCCGGTGAAGCGCAATAAGGTTCCTGCACTGCAGGCAAACCCTCAGAAGCGCGGCGTTTGCACCCGCGTTTACACGACGACCCCGAAGAAGCCGAACTCGGCTCTGCGTAAGGTTGCCAAGGTTCGTCTGACGAACGGCTTTGAAGTCATTGGTTATATCCCTGGTGAAGGGCATAACCTGCAGGAGCACTCCGTCGTGATGATCCGTGGCGGTCGTGTGAAGGACTTGCCGGGTGTGCGTTACCACATCATCCGTGGCGTTCTCGATACCCAGGGTGTCAAGAACCGCAAGCAGCGCCGTTCCAAGTACGGTGCAAAGCGTCCGAAGTAA
- the rpsG gene encoding 30S ribosomal protein S7, protein MSRRHKAEKREINPDPKFGDLVITKFMNAVMLHGKKSVAESIVYGALDAIEATAKSEPVALFHQALDNVAPHIEVRSRRVGGATYQVPVDVRPERRQALAIRWLINAARGRNETTMVDRLSGELLDAANNRGSAVKKREDTHRMAEANRAFSHYRW, encoded by the coding sequence ATGTCCAGACGCCATAAGGCAGAGAAGCGTGAGATCAATCCGGATCCGAAGTTCGGCGATCTCGTTATCACGAAGTTCATGAATGCAGTCATGCTTCATGGCAAGAAGTCGGTTGCCGAAAGCATCGTTTACGGTGCGCTCGATGCAATCGAAGCCACGGCCAAGTCCGAGCCGGTCGCGCTGTTCCATCAGGCGCTCGACAACGTAGCTCCGCACATCGAAGTCCGTTCGCGCCGCGTTGGTGGTGCAACCTATCAGGTTCCGGTTGATGTGCGTCCAGAACGCCGCCAGGCACTTGCCATCCGCTGGCTCATCAATGCTGCTCGCGGCCGTAACGAGACCACCATGGTTGATCGCCTGTCGGGTGAGCTGCTTGATGCGGCTAACAATCGCGGTTCTGCTGTGAAGAAGCGTGAAGACACGCATCGCATGGCTGAAGCCAACCGCGCCTTCTCGCATTACCGCTGGTAA